One window of Quercus robur chromosome 5, dhQueRobu3.1, whole genome shotgun sequence genomic DNA carries:
- the LOC126726792 gene encoding probable ribose-5-phosphate isomerase 4, chloroplastic — protein sequence MASLLSSSASSSSSSTSLKLLHFPSAFEFDGIGRRRRRRRDKNNSLLKVTRSSLADASTLLLAAHHTVDRYIRSGMVIGLGSGCASGMAIQYMGRQLRAGALKDIVGVPTSVGSASEAAKAGIPLNQYQDCSQIDFAFDDADIIEEGTLVAVIGRRRLQGEESILQEKSVLNAANKLTFMITESQYKGGLDGAVPVLVQSLNWMEIAEKIDDLFLGDAEVWRRPSIGQADPLGGINPLVTKEGHNVLDLIFTSPILSLAEVAESLDKVDGVVDHGVINKFPCTAVIASEDGLQIVDSLPRNAMEAL from the exons ATGGCATCACTACTTTCATcatcagcatcatcatcatcatcatcaacttcCCTAAAGCTTTTGCATTTTCCCTCAGCTTTTGAATTTGATGGCATtggcagaagaagaagaagacgaagagaTAAGAACAATTCTCTACTCAAAGTTACTCGTTCGAGTCTCGCTGATGCCTCTACTCTCCTCCTTGCAGCCCATCACACT GTGGATAGATACATAAGAAGCGGCATGGTTATTGGGCTGGGGTCCGGTTGTGCTTCTGGTATGGCCATACAATATATGGGTCGGCAACTTCGCGCTGGTGCTTTAAAAGATATAGTAGGGGTACCTAC gtccgttGGAAGTGCAAGTGAAGCTGCAAAGGCAGGAATTCCATTAAATCAGTACCAAGATTGTTCTCAA ATTGATTTTGCATTTGATGATGCTGATATTATAGAAGAAGGAACACTTGTTGCTGTCATTGGACGCCGGAGATTACAAGGTGAGGAGTCAATACTCCAAGAGAAG TCTGTACTAAATGCAGCCAACAAGCTTACATTCATGATCACAGAAAGCCAGTATAAAGGTGGTCTAGATGGAGCTGTTCCAGTTTTAGTTCAATCT CTCAACTGGATGGAAATTGCTGAAAAGATCGATGACCTGTTTTTAGGTGATGCTGAG GTATGGAGGAGACCATCTATAGGGCAAGCAGATCCACTAGGGGGTATTAACCCATTAGTCACTAAAGAAGGACATAATGTTCTTGATCTCATATTTACATCTCCAATTCTAAGCCTTG CTGAAGTAGCTGAAAGCCTTGATAAAGTCGATGGGGTTGTAGACCATGGAGTCATAAACAAGTTCCC GTGCACAGCAGTGATTGCTTCAGAAGATGGGCTGCAAATTGTTGATAGTCTGCCAAGAAATGCAATGGAGGCACTTTGA